The following are encoded in a window of Gossypium raimondii isolate GPD5lz chromosome 13, ASM2569854v1, whole genome shotgun sequence genomic DNA:
- the LOC105782876 gene encoding 1-aminocyclopropane-1-carboxylate oxidase homolog 1, with amino-acid sequence MAEMEIGNDEQIMLPKKEHEDYDREKEVKAFDDTKAGVQGLVDVGVVKLPPIFHMPREYIHDHPTLNGHNLHGFQVPIIDLKHVSDPCLRKEIVDKIRLASEKWGFFQVINHGIPQDVMREVLEGVRRFHEQPREVKMNYYSRETGIVRYYTNYDLHQSKGASWRDTLICVMAPNPPPPKMYPSVCREILVEYSKHVQSIGDVIFELLSEALGLDPDHLKDIGCLEGHTFGCQYYPPCPEPERTLGHVRHRDPDFLTILLQDQIGGLQVLHQDHWIDVPPLEGALIINIGDLLQLISNDKFRSVEHRVLAKSVGPRISLACLFSTHSEPSNRVYGPLKQLLSPQNPPLYEDTTILNYLNSYKSVGGLENALSFHKL; translated from the exons atggcGGAAATGGAAATAGGCAACGATGAGCAGATAATGTTGCCTAAGAAAGAACACGAAGATTACGACAGAGAAAAAGAAGTGAAAGCCTTCGACGATACTAAAGCCGGCGTTCAAGGACTGGTCGACGTCGGCGTAGTTAAACTCCCTCCAATCTTTCACATGCCTCGAGAATATATCCATGACCATCCAACATTAAACGGTCATAATTTACATGGGTTCCAGGTTCCCATCATAGATCTAAAACATGTTTCTGATCCTTGTTTACGGAAAGAGATAGTTGATAAGATAAGATTGGCATCGGAGAAATGGGGATTCTTCCAGGTTATTAACCATGGGATCCCACAGGATGTGATGAGAGAGGTCCTTGAAGGTGTTCGGAGATTCCATGAACAACCCAGAGAGGTGAAGATGAACTATTACTCGCGTGAGACTGGGATCGTTAGGTATTACACCAACTACGATTTGCATCAGTCCAAAGGTGCGAGCTGGAGAGACACCTTGATTTGTGTCATGGCTCCCAATCCTCCGCCACCGAAGATGTATCCCTCTGTTTGCAG AGAGATACTGGTGGAGTACTCGAAGCATGTTCAAAGCATAGGCGATGTTATCTTCGAGTTGCTGTCAGAGGCACTGGGTTTGGATCCTGACCACCTCAAAGATATAGGGTGCCTGGAAGGGCATACCTTTGGTTGTCAATATTATCCGCCATGCCCCGAACCTGAGCGGACCTTAGGACATGTTCGGCACCGGGATCCTGACTTCCTCACAATCCTTTTACAAGATCAAATAGGAGGCCTTCAAGTTCTTCATCAAGATCACTGGATTGACGTCCCTCCATTGGAAGGAGCTCTCATAATTAATATTGGCGACCTCTTACAG CTAATCTCGAATGACAAGTTCAGAAGCGTTGAGCATAGGGTTTTAGCGAAGAGTGTAGGGCCGAGAATTTCATTGGCATGCTTATTCTCAACACATTCAGAACCATCAAACAGGGTTTATGGCCCCTTAAAACAATTGCTATCGCCACAGAACCCACCTTTATATGAAGACACCACAATATTGAATTATCTCAACTCTTATAAATCCGTGGGTGGACTCGAGAATGCACTTTCTTTTcataaattgtaa